Proteins encoded by one window of Lathyrus oleraceus cultivar Zhongwan6 chromosome 1, CAAS_Psat_ZW6_1.0, whole genome shotgun sequence:
- the LOC127120653 gene encoding probable inactive ATP-dependent zinc metalloprotease FTSHI 3, chloroplastic translates to MACFSLPCCTGSFLTPNRLQIRHFRVYRGLCTSSFVLPSMKFNQCYTLQHEFVWNKKFECYGRKNRVPLSRFRYCCCKSQQNGVHNEIEPLVSRSRGDRKSGYGKEESKRLKKRFSLRLRPRLRLLVMRMKRASVESVLNEIGVFVRKNVKTVAFSTSFSIVFTLCFMFLKFTSIPPAKIVPYSDLIASLQNGIVEKVLVEEGSRRIYYNTVSDVEVVEDDKVAGEESQQVLDVTTDKDINEVMSEGASRSSQIPGLKKLKKFSKRRGSIPEWQYSTRKIDHDEKFLMSLMREKGVTFSSAPQSVLMSMRSALITVITLWIPLIPLMWILYRQLSAANSPAKKRKPNSQTVGFEDVQGVDSAKVELMEVVSCLQGDINYQKVGAKLPRGVLLVGPPGTGKTLLARAVAGEAGVPFFTVSASEFVEMFVGRGAARIRDLFSTARKFAPSIIFIDELDAVGGKRGRSFNDERDQTLNQLLTEMDGFESEMRVVVIAATNRPEALDPALCRPGRFSRKVFVGEPDEEGRRKILAVHLKGVPLEEDANIICQLIATLTAGLVGADLANIVNESALLAARRGSETVAREDIMEAIERAKFGINDKQLRYSKISKELGKLFPWMPSLMGRSDRKQDDIQGPLGYQSLSS, encoded by the exons ATGGCTTGTTTTTCGCTACCTTGTTGTACTGGGTCATTTTTGACCCCAAATAGGTTACAAATTAGACATTTTAGGGTTTATAGAGGTTTATGCACTAGTTCATTTGTTTTGCCTTCAATGAAGTTTAATCAATGTTATACTCTTCAGCATGAGTTTGTATGGAACAAGAAATTTGAGTGCTATGGTAGAAAAAATAGAGTTCCTTTGTCGAGGTTTCGTTATTGTTGTTGCAAGTCTCAACAGAATGGTGTTCATAATGAAATTGAGCCACTTGTTAGTAGAAGTAGGGGTGATAGGAAGAGTGGTTATGGTAAAGAGGAAAGTAAGAGGTTGAAGAAGAGATTTTCGTTGAGATTGCGGCCGAGGTTACGGTTATTGGTTATGAGAATGAAAAGGGCTTCTGTTGAATCTGTTTTGAATGAGATTGGAGTGTTTGTTAGGAAGAATGTTAAAACAGTGGCGTTTTCTACCTCGTTTTCGATTGTTTTCACACTTTGTTTCATGTTTTTGAAGTTTACTTCGATTCCTCCGGCTAAAATTGTTCCGTATTCGGACTTGATTGCAAGCCTTCAAAATGGAATTGTTGAGAAAGTTTTAGTCGAAGAGGGGTCTCGACGTATATATTACAATACGGTGTCTGATGTTGAGGTTGTTGAAGATGATAAGGTTGCTGGTGAAGAATCACAACAAGTATTAGATGTTACGACAGACAAGGATATAAACGAGGTTATGAGTGAGGGTGCTTCAAGATCTAGTCAGATTCCAGGGTTGAAGAAATTGAAGAAATTCTCGAAGAGACGAGGTTCCATTCCCGAGTGGCAGTATTCGACGAGAAAAATAGATCACGATGAAAAATTTCTTATGAGTTTGATGAGAGAAAAGGGGGTTACATTTAGCTCCGCGCCTCAATCTGTGTTAATGTCAATGAGGAGTGCTCTGATAACTGTGATTACACTGTGGATACCATTAATTCCATTGATGTGGATTCTGTATCGTCAACTTTCTGCTGCTAATAGTCCAGCAAAGAAGCGGAAACCTAATAGTCAGACAGTTGGATTCGAAGATGTCCAAGGTGTTGATTCTGCAAAAGTAGAACTCATGGAG GTAGTCTCATGTCTGCAAGGCGATATAAATTACCAAAAGGTTGGTGCAAAGCTACCTAGAGGAGTTTTGCTTGTCGGTCCTCCAGGAACCGGGAAGACATTACTTGCACGTGCAGTAGCGGGAGAAGCAGGTGTACCCTTTTTCACGGTATCTGCCAGCGAGTTTGTAGAAATGTTTGTTGGAAGAGGGGCTGCTAGAATCAGAGACCTTTTTAGTACAGCAAGGAAATTTGCACCATCAATCATATTCATCGATGAACTTGATGCAGTCGGAGGCAAGCGTGGTAGAAGCTTCAATGATGAACGTGACCAAACACTAAACCAG TTGCTGACAGAAATGGATGGGTTTGAATCAGAGATGAGAGTGGTTGTCATTGCAGCAACTAACCGGCCAGAAGCCTTGGATCCGGCCCTATGTCGCCCGGGTCGTTTCTCAAGGAAAGTGTTTGTAGGAGAACCCGATGAAGAAGGAAGGAGAAAGATATTAGCTGTGCATCTAAAAGGAGTTCCTTTAGAGGAGGATGCTAACATCATATGCCAGTTGATTGCTACTCTTACTGCTGGTCTTGTAGGTGCTGATCTTGCAAACATTGTCAATGAATCCGCTTTGCTTGCTGCTCGAAGAG GTAGTGAAACTGTGGCAAGGGAAGATATAATGGAAGCAATTGAAAGAGCAAAGTTTGGAATCAATGATAAGCAACTAAGGTATAGTAAAATAAGCAAGGAGCTAGGTAAGTTATTCCCTTGGATGCCATCATTGATGGGAAGAAGTGATAGGAAACAAGATGACATACAAGGTCCACTAGGTTATCAATCATTGAGTTCATGA